The following DNA comes from Ricinus communis isolate WT05 ecotype wild-type chromosome 10, ASM1957865v1, whole genome shotgun sequence.
AACTACAGAAGCCTCTTGCTTCACCATCTCATGTAGTTGCATGAATAGCCCTAAGACCTGAACTGAGGTGCTCCAGATGAATGCCCAAGATTGACTACAGAAGATCGATCTCACAGGCAAAACCTAATGACAGATTTTATTGCACCTGTTATGTTGTTAGAGCTATTTATCCAATCACAATGACAGCAAAGTACTTTGCAATTCGGACAAATCATGTCTGATCTTTCTCAACGTTAATTCATCATATCCCACTTAATTCTTTCACTACAATCTCTTTCCTGTGTGCTGTATGCAGGCTTTGTAATAGAATGCAGGAATTACAAACATGTTCATTCCTGTTAACTATCCTAACCATTATATACAGGCACAAGTTGCAATGCCTGATGTATGAATTCGTGGGTGCAACTAATAATAGTAGATCAAAACTGAATGTGCAATTCAACATCTGAGACTGCAAATTCTCCTGTCATATAGTAATCCCAATCAGCATCTCATCCCTACCTATTGATAATCgttggtatttttatactggcatttataattttacacaATAGTAGTAAATTGAAATCCACGTTCATCTCAAGTATGAGCAAACGATGTGCTCTGAGCGACACCTATACCCACAAGAGGCAACAACAACAAACCAGAAATGCAAAGTTATTCACATCAAAGCTTGTCAAGTCAAAACAGAGAAACTACAACTGCAAGCAAGCAGTTTGATTAACTCTTTAAAAGCAGCtgcaaaaatcaatttatgaaGTTAACTCTGCTGTTAGAATCCCATTCAAATTAGCAAGTacattttgttcaaacttctgATGGACAGCAGTAACTTTCAGTATACTTGGCAATGTATCGGATGTCTGCATTGATGAGTGACTTTTGATGTGGCAGCAACACTGCCATCAAAAGTGTGCCAAGTGCCAAAGTGCGCAACTCAGACAACTCACCAggtcaaaagaaagaaaaaatcatgACGCTAATAGCCAAGTTGAGAACAACATTTGTCAATTGTCATATGGTAATTTCTGGTTCTATTTGTCATGGGTACACCTCCAAGTGGATGTGTTTCAAGCACATAACTTCATTAAATTCTACGTCCTTTTCCTAACATTATCACATACAGTAACCCATAAACAAGATCTGAAACCCTCAATCATGCAAAGAACTCGAGACATTTTATTAACTACCACTTATAAACCCAAGAATAATCCAAAATTCTACTTTATAGCAGCAGcaagtagaagaagaaaacagaCTTTCACCAAACAAAAGCGCATGAATTGAAAATGAAGCAAACTTTTACTCCTGATAGTTCAAAACCCACTCAAGGTTTCATCACATTATTATCAgattaacaactcaaaattgTAAAAGGCACACaaaaaaagtcaaaagaaCCCATCAAAGCAATTTGAGGATATCATCAGCACCACTAAAAGTAAAAGCACCACCTTCTTCCAAATTAAGCACTTTAACAACACCATCCTCGGCTAAAATAGCATATCTTCTAGACCTCACTCCCAATCCAACAGGCTTATCACTCAAATCCAATTCGCACCCAATTTTCTTGGTGAACTCCCCATTCCCATCACTCAATAGCAACACCTCATCCTTAATCCCCAAATTCTCTTTCCAGGCTTTCATAACAAACGCATCATTCACCGAAACACACGCAATCACATCGATTCCTTTCGCTTTAAGCTCCGCCGATTTTTCCACGAATCCTGGAAGATGTTTTTGCGAGCAAGTGGGGGTAAAAGCTCCGGGGACGGCGAAAAGGATTGATTTCTTTCCTGCTGTTAGGGAGGATATTGTGGTGGTTTGGAGCTCATCGTCAGAGTCGAAATACGAAAGGGTGGCGTCTGGAAGTTTATCCCCTACGGTAATTGCGGCGGTTATTGTTGGAGTTTGTCTGGTGGAGAAAGCTTTAGATTGTATGGCTTTGGATTGAAGTTTCAGCGAGAGAGGAGAGAATGAGAGTTTTGAGGAAAGGGAGACCGGAGAAATGAGGGATTTGGTGGTGGTTGTAGCGGCGGCGGGAGAGAGGAGGAGGCGGGAGATTGAGAGAGTAGCGGCCATTTGGCGGTTTAAGAGGAGCAAAATATTTGGTGAAATGTTCGGTTATGGAGGATTGAAGTATGGATGAGAAAGATAGGCGGAGGGAACAATGAAGGGTGGGTGCAGACTGTCACGTGAGTTGTCATGTGAAGACAGAtgtttacctttttttttttttttttttttttcaggttttcattttgtttcGATTTTTGTCATTGAATCTACTGAGGCTAGTCCACAAGATCAGATCagaaattcattatttttcagttTCTTTTAAGGCATAAAAGTTTCTTGTTCAATTTTcctttaagaaataaaatgaatctATTGTGAgatattctttttccttattataatattgaaagaaattatagAGTACCAAGCTATAGATATATAATTCATAAGACATAAAAAGATCTTAGAATTTGTCATTGTTTTgatttacataattttttttaatttatattattctaacatataaaattcaagcatgtaaaatttagtaatttttttcagtattaatttttaattgataatttattatttttaatttaatacttttaatattttaattatactcttaatattgtaaaatttcaaaaattacattttcaactatataataattcataatcctaaataatattatgctaataatatatatttaataaattaaaattttgatatgtgtatttatttatataaaaataatattttaatatatttatttattttatatgtatatataaatattatatttgtgtataatttttaatatttatcatattaatagatcaattaataatttagtttttatagttaaaactaataattcaaattgtatataaataacattttaattatattttaataatattaatcatttattttttaaataataatttataattctgaAATGAAGcacatcaataatatttataattaattttatatataactaatataacataataaataatataaaataaattatatatttattatattaacataaTCTTAACtcatcaaaaatattattagaatagatatttaataatgaatataattatattttaaaatgaaataaataataataaaatattaaaaaattaatttatatttttataattttattttatattattatttatattaaaataacactAGTACAATATTTAGATAAACAActagtataaatataataaatcttaataaattcttaacaCTACATTTATGACATTatatacaatataaaataacacaTAAGCTTAAAtcttatatgtcaaaaataatatacatgtcaatataaaaattctacgtgtcaaaagaattttaagtACACGTGCTTTacatgatttttattattattttgattataaaattaagttgataaatataatttaataaaatatttaatatttaatattaatttataatattttttaaaaaatagcaaactgactatttttaaatattttattagtacaataatataaaaattatattaaatttattaattaattttagtattacatattttaatactGTAATTGATATcactatttttaggattaaaattttattatataattaaagtattattttattattagataataatattaaaa
Coding sequences within:
- the LOC8288375 gene encoding peroxiredoxin-2E, chloroplastic; this encodes MAATLSISRLLLSPAAATTTTKSLISPVSLSSKLSFSPLSLKLQSKAIQSKAFSTRQTPTITAAITVGDKLPDATLSYFDSDDELQTTTISSLTAGKKSILFAVPGAFTPTCSQKHLPGFVEKSAELKAKGIDVIACVSVNDAFVMKAWKENLGIKDEVLLLSDGNGEFTKKIGCELDLSDKPVGLGVRSRRYAILAEDGVVKVLNLEEGGAFTFSGADDILKLL